From Topomyia yanbarensis strain Yona2022 chromosome 1, ASM3024719v1, whole genome shotgun sequence, one genomic window encodes:
- the LOC131677226 gene encoding serine/threonine-protein kinase stk11 isoform X2 has product MEVVDPGHTTEMCYLTASSSTTDMGGKHNLCHQPQQNNNIGTVNRSDTDDKDDPGRYAYAGDDPPPADGFARGNNGNLFEVPEHEEDYGLEEVYRTVDSQRSAVQWINDDDEIERLDLSLSVDPANIVFNRVDSADIIYQAKRKKCKLVGKYVMGDVLGEGSYGKVKEVLDSETLSRRAVKILTKRKLRRIPNGEQNVRCEINLLRRLHHNNVIELLDVLYNEEKQKMYLIMEYCVGGLQEMLDSVPSKKLPMHQTHSYFVQLLSGLEYLHGMGIIHKDIKPGNLLLTLDHTLKITDFGVAEALDIFASNDDCTTGQGSPAFQPPEIANGHEVFSGFKVDIWSAGVTLYNIATGLYPYEGDNIYKLLENIGKCEWVAPEWLECRLADMLTNILKADPLERFSLQQIRQHEWFRCAPIATGPSVPVPPLKGDSLRRSTVLPYLEAHHYEADRDMANVYFTEHDINGCFPVLCLQRR; this is encoded by the exons ATGGAAGTGGTAGACCCGGGCCATACGACGGAAATGTGCTACCTAACAGCCTCCAGTTCGACGACGGACATGGGCGGAAAACATAATCTTTGCCATCAGCCGCAGCAGAACAATAACATCGGAACGGTAAACAGGTCGGATACCGATGATAAGGACGATCCGGGACGGTACGCATATGCTGGGGATGATCCGCCTCCGGCGGATGGGTTTGCTAGAGGGAATAATGGCAATTTGTTCGAAGTGCCGGAGCATGAGGAAGATTATGGGTTGGAGGAAGTGTACCGTACGGTGGACAGTCAGCGGTCGGCGGTTCAGTGGATAAACGACGACGATGAGATTGAACGGTTGGACCTGTCGCTGTCTGTTGATCCGGCCAACATCGTGTTCAATCGGGTGGACAGTGCGGATATCATCTATCAGGCCAAGCGGAAGAAATGCAAACTGGTTGGAAAGTATGTGATGGGGGACGTGCTGGGCGAAGGGAGCTACGGCAAGGTGAAGGAAGTGCTGGACTCCGAGACGCTCAGCCGGCGGGCGGTTAAG ATCCTTACCAAGCGGAAACTGCGACGCATTCCAAACGGCGAACAGAACGTCCGGTGCGAGATAAATCTGCTGCGTCGGTTGCACCACAACAACGTGATCGAGCTGCTCGATGTTCTGTACAACGAGGAAAAGCAGAAGATGTACTTGATCATGGAGTACTGTGTGGGCGGATTGCAGGAGATGCTGGATTCCGTTCCATCGAAGAAACTACCGATGCATCAGACTCACAGCTACTTTGTCCAGTTGCTGAGTGGGTTGGAATATCTGCACGGGATGGGTATCATCCACAAGGATATCAAGCCGGGCAATTTGCTGCTGACGCTGGATCACACGTTGAAGATTACGGATTTTGGCGTGGCGGAG GCACTGGATATTTTCGCTTCTAATGACGACTGCACTACCGGACAGGGTTCACCGGCTTTCCAACCACCGGAAATCGCCAACGGACACGAGGTCTTTTCCGGCTTCAAAGTAGATATTTGGAGCGCTGGAGTTACGCT TTATAACATCGCAACGGGACTATACCCGTATGAAGGTGATAATATTTACAAATTACTAGAGAATATAggaaaatgtgaatgggttgCCCCCGAGTGGTTAGAGTGCCGGCTAGCGGACATGTTGACTAATATTCTGAAGGCGGATCCGCTGGAGCGATTCAGCTTGCAACAAATTCGGCAGCATGA atgGTTCCGATGTGCTCCGATAGCCACAGGCCCTTCCGTGCCGGTACCACCCCTCAAGGGAGACTCACTTCGACGTTCCACTGTGTTGCCTTACCTAGAAGCTCACCACTACGAGGCGGATCGGGATATGGCCAATGTGTACTTCACCGAGCACGACATCAACG GTTGCTTTCCGGTTCTATGCTTACAGAGGAGATAG
- the LOC131677226 gene encoding serine/threonine-protein kinase stk11 isoform X1: MEVVDPGHTTEMCYLTASSSTTDMGGKHNLCHQPQQNNNIGTVNRSDTDDKDDPGRYAYAGDDPPPADGFARGNNGNLFEVPEHEEDYGLEEVYRTVDSQRSAVQWINDDDEIERLDLSLSVDPANIVFNRVDSADIIYQAKRKKCKLVGKYVMGDVLGEGSYGKVKEVLDSETLSRRAVKILTKRKLRRIPNGEQNVRCEINLLRRLHHNNVIELLDVLYNEEKQKMYLIMEYCVGGLQEMLDSVPSKKLPMHQTHSYFVQLLSGLEYLHGMGIIHKDIKPGNLLLTLDHTLKITDFGVAEALDIFASNDDCTTGQGSPAFQPPEIANGHEVFSGFKVDIWSAGVTLYNIATGLYPYEGDNIYKLLENIGKCEWVAPEWLECRLADMLTNILKADPLERFSLQQIRQHEWFRCAPIATGPSVPVPPLKGDSLRRSTVLPYLEAHHYEADRDMANVYFTEHDINEEIARRQQQQGSLLDPGCPHALESLSYHSDQHHDVQSQHHNQHHQYQNNSSNVSASYSGEGAGDADSGNRSQRKLRSFSLSPKISSRHATAVTGAEGGNTSNSSSSKRSRHKKPVSCISWKKWSHCRQS, from the exons ATGGAAGTGGTAGACCCGGGCCATACGACGGAAATGTGCTACCTAACAGCCTCCAGTTCGACGACGGACATGGGCGGAAAACATAATCTTTGCCATCAGCCGCAGCAGAACAATAACATCGGAACGGTAAACAGGTCGGATACCGATGATAAGGACGATCCGGGACGGTACGCATATGCTGGGGATGATCCGCCTCCGGCGGATGGGTTTGCTAGAGGGAATAATGGCAATTTGTTCGAAGTGCCGGAGCATGAGGAAGATTATGGGTTGGAGGAAGTGTACCGTACGGTGGACAGTCAGCGGTCGGCGGTTCAGTGGATAAACGACGACGATGAGATTGAACGGTTGGACCTGTCGCTGTCTGTTGATCCGGCCAACATCGTGTTCAATCGGGTGGACAGTGCGGATATCATCTATCAGGCCAAGCGGAAGAAATGCAAACTGGTTGGAAAGTATGTGATGGGGGACGTGCTGGGCGAAGGGAGCTACGGCAAGGTGAAGGAAGTGCTGGACTCCGAGACGCTCAGCCGGCGGGCGGTTAAG ATCCTTACCAAGCGGAAACTGCGACGCATTCCAAACGGCGAACAGAACGTCCGGTGCGAGATAAATCTGCTGCGTCGGTTGCACCACAACAACGTGATCGAGCTGCTCGATGTTCTGTACAACGAGGAAAAGCAGAAGATGTACTTGATCATGGAGTACTGTGTGGGCGGATTGCAGGAGATGCTGGATTCCGTTCCATCGAAGAAACTACCGATGCATCAGACTCACAGCTACTTTGTCCAGTTGCTGAGTGGGTTGGAATATCTGCACGGGATGGGTATCATCCACAAGGATATCAAGCCGGGCAATTTGCTGCTGACGCTGGATCACACGTTGAAGATTACGGATTTTGGCGTGGCGGAG GCACTGGATATTTTCGCTTCTAATGACGACTGCACTACCGGACAGGGTTCACCGGCTTTCCAACCACCGGAAATCGCCAACGGACACGAGGTCTTTTCCGGCTTCAAAGTAGATATTTGGAGCGCTGGAGTTACGCT TTATAACATCGCAACGGGACTATACCCGTATGAAGGTGATAATATTTACAAATTACTAGAGAATATAggaaaatgtgaatgggttgCCCCCGAGTGGTTAGAGTGCCGGCTAGCGGACATGTTGACTAATATTCTGAAGGCGGATCCGCTGGAGCGATTCAGCTTGCAACAAATTCGGCAGCATGA atgGTTCCGATGTGCTCCGATAGCCACAGGCCCTTCCGTGCCGGTACCACCCCTCAAGGGAGACTCACTTCGACGTTCCACTGTGTTGCCTTACCTAGAAGCTCACCACTACGAGGCGGATCGGGATATGGCCAATGTGTACTTCACCGAGCACGACATCAACG AGGAGATAGCCCGCCGTCAGCAGCAGCAAGGCTCCTTGCTGGACCCTGGCTGTCCCCACGCGTTGGAGTCACTGTCGTACCACTCGGACCAGCATCACGATGTTCAGTCGCAGCATCATAATCAACACCATCAGTATCAGAACAACAGTAGTAATGTTAGTGCAAGCTATTCCGGTGAAGGAGCCGGCGATGCGGATAGTGGGAACCGGTCGCAGCGGAAATTGCGCAGTTTTTCCCTTTCACCTAAGATTAGCTCGCGCCATGCTACGGCGGTTACGGGTGCCGAGGGTGGTAATACGAGTAATAGTAGTAGCAGCAAGCGGTCCCGCCACAAGAAGCCCGTTTCCTGTATATCGTGGAAAAAGTGGTCCCACTGTCGACAATCGTGA